A single region of the Peromyscus eremicus chromosome 16_21, PerEre_H2_v1, whole genome shotgun sequence genome encodes:
- the Wdr4 gene encoding tRNA (guanine-N(7)-)-methyltransferase non-catalytic subunit WDR4 isoform X1, translated as MLLDVAVSPDDQFVLTADRDEKIRVSWAAAPHSIEAFCLGHTEFVSRIFVVPSHPELLLSSSGDGTLRLWEYRSGRQLQCCDLASLQEPAGHQGHKGLAASRIAFWGRESCVVLLCECVPVVFIFQLDASRQQLGFRQKLTFPHRVWDVVFEETQGLWVLQDCRDAPLVLWRPVGGQWQAVPEGAVTQRLCSHLRESWAMLEGSVGADDGFRSLYKATFDNMTSYLKKKEERLQQQLKKKRQRSPLPASPEQTKKACPGQSALSC; from the exons ATGCTGCTAGATGTG GCCGTGAGTCCTGATGACCAATTTGTGCTCACTGCGGACCGGGATGAGAAGATCCGGGTCAGCTGGGCTGCTGCTCCGCACAGCATCGAGGCTTTCTGCCTGGGACACACAGA GTTTGTGAGCCGCATCTTTGTTGTGCCCAGTCATCCTGAGCTGCTGCTTTCCTCCTCTGGG GATGGCACCCTGCGACTCTGGGAGTACAGAAGTGGCCGCCAGCTGCAGTGCTGTGACCTGGCCAGCCTGCAGGAGCCTGCAGGGCATCAAGGCCACAAG GGGTTGGCCGCATCCAGGATTGCATTCTGGGGACGAGAGAGCTGTGTGGTGCTTCTGTGTGAGTG CGTTCCTGTGGTCTTCATCTTCCAGCTTGATGCCAGCAGACAGCAGCTGGGGTTCAGACAGAAGCTGACTTTCCCTCATCGAGTGTGGGATGTCGTGTTTGAGGAGACTCAGGGGCTGTGGGTTCTGCAGGACTGTCGTGATGCTCCCCTAGTGCTCTGGAGGCCTGTGGGTGGCCAGTGGCAG GCTGTTCCTGAAGGTGCTGTGACCCAGAGACTGTGCAGCCATCTCCGTGAAAGCTGGGCCATGCTGGAAG GCTCTGTTGGTGCAGATGATGGCTTCCGCAGCCTTTATAAGGCCACCTTTGACAACATGACCTcctatctgaagaaaaaggaggagagactACAGCAGCAGCTGAAGAAGAAGCGACAAAGGAGCCCCCTCCCCGCGTCCCCAGAACAGACCAAGAAGGCGTGCCCAGGGCAGTCAGCCCTTAGTTGCTGA